From Cellulosimicrobium cellulans, the proteins below share one genomic window:
- a CDS encoding L-threonylcarbamoyladenylate synthase codes for MARYLDVHPDNPQPRAIAQVVALLEDGGLVAYPTDSGYALGCRMDDREGADRIRRIRHLDDRHHFTLVCADFAQLGHFVMVDNSAFRSIKAATPGPYTFILRATSEVPRRLAHPKKKTVGVRIPDDAVAQAIVAALGEPILSSSLILPGSAEALTDGWAIKEELDHVVDAVVDGGERGSEPTTVVDFSDGAPEVVRAGAGDPSRFE; via the coding sequence ATGGCCCGCTACCTCGACGTGCACCCCGACAACCCGCAGCCGCGCGCGATCGCGCAGGTCGTCGCCCTCCTCGAGGACGGTGGGCTCGTCGCCTACCCGACCGACTCCGGCTACGCGCTCGGGTGCCGCATGGACGACCGGGAGGGTGCCGACCGCATCCGCCGGATCCGCCACCTCGACGACCGGCACCACTTCACGCTCGTGTGCGCGGACTTCGCGCAGCTCGGCCACTTCGTCATGGTCGACAACTCAGCGTTCCGCTCCATCAAGGCCGCCACGCCCGGCCCGTACACCTTCATCCTGCGCGCGACGTCCGAGGTCCCGCGGCGCCTCGCGCACCCCAAGAAGAAGACCGTCGGCGTGCGCATCCCCGACGACGCCGTCGCGCAGGCCATCGTCGCCGCGCTCGGCGAGCCCATCCTGTCGAGCTCGCTCATCCTGCCCGGCTCCGCCGAGGCGCTCACCGACGGGTGGGCGATCAAGGAAGAGCTCGACCACGTCGTCGACGCCGTCGTGGACGGCGGCGAGCGGGGGAGCGAGCCGACGACGGTCGTGGACTTCTCCGACGGCGCCCCCGAGGTCGTCCGCGCGGGCGCGGGCGACCCGTCGCGCTTCGAGTAG
- a CDS encoding Dyp-type peroxidase, which produces MPQNTTQGTGASIDVPADVPEPQPVLGGLTESAVFLVVSATGSPGARARLLDVASSVNDLVRAVGFRQSAAGLTCVVGLGSAFWDAVRPPGAPRPEGLHPFRAVQGAVHDAPSTPGDVLFHVRADRADLTFELTRQVMAALGDAVRVEDHVTGFRYFDSRDLLGFVDGTENPTGRSAAGAAIIADGPFAGGSHVVVQKYVHDLAAWGALPVEAQERIIGRTKLDDVELADDVQPPDSHVSLNTIVDDDGTERDVLRDNMAFGDPSTGEFGTYYIAYAADVGVVERMLDNMFVGNPPGRYDHILDVSTALTGTSFFVPALDLLESLADDAPDGAGQSAPTAPGTSTSTSTSTSTSTAQPAAPATTAPVGSLAIGSLKGEPS; this is translated from the coding sequence GTGCCGCAGAACACGACCCAAGGGACCGGCGCGAGCATCGACGTGCCGGCCGACGTGCCCGAGCCGCAGCCCGTCCTGGGCGGGCTCACCGAGTCCGCGGTGTTCCTCGTCGTCAGCGCCACGGGGTCGCCCGGGGCGCGTGCGCGCCTGCTGGACGTCGCGTCGTCGGTCAACGACCTGGTGCGCGCGGTCGGGTTCCGCCAGTCGGCCGCGGGGCTGACGTGCGTCGTCGGGCTGGGGTCGGCGTTCTGGGACGCGGTGCGCCCGCCCGGGGCGCCGCGGCCCGAGGGGCTGCACCCGTTCCGGGCCGTGCAGGGCGCCGTGCACGACGCGCCGTCCACCCCGGGCGACGTGCTGTTCCACGTCCGGGCCGACCGCGCCGACCTCACGTTCGAGCTGACCCGGCAGGTCATGGCCGCGCTCGGCGACGCGGTGCGCGTCGAGGACCACGTGACGGGCTTCCGCTACTTCGACTCGCGCGACCTGCTCGGTTTCGTCGACGGCACCGAGAACCCGACGGGACGCTCGGCCGCCGGCGCCGCGATCATCGCGGACGGGCCCTTCGCGGGCGGGAGCCACGTCGTGGTGCAGAAGTACGTGCACGACCTCGCGGCCTGGGGCGCGTTGCCCGTCGAGGCGCAGGAGCGCATCATCGGACGGACCAAGCTCGACGACGTCGAGCTCGCGGACGACGTGCAGCCCCCGGACTCGCACGTGTCGCTCAACACGATCGTCGACGACGACGGCACGGAGCGCGACGTCCTGCGCGACAACATGGCGTTCGGCGACCCGTCGACGGGCGAGTTCGGCACCTACTACATCGCGTACGCCGCGGACGTGGGCGTCGTCGAGCGCATGCTGGACAACATGTTCGTGGGGAACCCGCCCGGCCGGTACGACCACATCCTCGACGTGTCCACCGCACTGACGGGGACGTCCTTCTTCGTCCCCGCGCTCGACCTGCTCGAGTCGCTGGCCGACGACGCCCCGGACGGGGCCGGACAGTCCGCGCCCACCGCACCCGGCACCTCGACCTCGACCTCGACCTCGACCTCGACCTCGACCGCACAGCCTGCCGCACCCGCCACCACCGCACCCGTCGGGTCCCTCGCGATCGGGTCGCTGAAGGGAGAACCGTCGTGA
- a CDS encoding LysR family transcriptional regulator, whose translation MDLTRLRVLAAVAREGSVTAAARSLHYAQPSVSHHLARLEAEVGVPLLERHGRGVRLTAAGRLLAARAEEILGRVGAARDELDALVSLSAGRVRLAAFPSALATLVPDVVARLARDRPGLGVGLVEAEPPEALDALRRGAVDVALVFEHDRSPVDVEGLRAVPVLAEELFLVRAADTAAAPRRDEGTPGRDPVLADLALLADAAWIAGCERCRADLVGRCERAGFTPRVAFETDDYVAVQSLVAAGVGVSLLPALALRAHRDPRVDVRALPGAARRVLAVTYGERPSPGATAVVDGLVRAAG comes from the coding sequence ATGGACCTGACGCGGCTGCGCGTGCTGGCGGCCGTGGCGCGCGAGGGGTCGGTGACGGCGGCGGCGCGGTCGCTGCACTACGCGCAGCCGTCGGTGAGCCACCACCTGGCGCGCCTCGAGGCGGAGGTGGGCGTGCCGCTGCTGGAACGGCACGGGCGCGGGGTGCGTCTGACGGCGGCGGGGCGGCTCCTCGCCGCGCGGGCGGAGGAGATCCTGGGGCGCGTGGGCGCGGCGCGGGACGAGCTGGACGCGCTGGTGTCGCTCTCGGCGGGCCGGGTGCGCCTGGCGGCGTTCCCGTCGGCGCTGGCGACGTTGGTGCCCGACGTCGTGGCGCGGCTCGCGCGGGACCGTCCGGGCCTGGGCGTGGGGTTGGTGGAGGCGGAGCCGCCGGAGGCGCTGGACGCGTTGCGGCGTGGCGCGGTGGACGTGGCGCTGGTGTTCGAGCACGACCGCTCCCCCGTGGACGTGGAGGGACTGCGCGCGGTGCCGGTGCTCGCCGAGGAGCTGTTCCTGGTGCGCGCGGCGGACACCGCGGCGGCCCCCCGCAGGGACGAGGGCACCCCGGGGCGGGACCCTGTGCTCGCCGACCTCGCGCTGCTCGCGGACGCGGCGTGGATCGCGGGCTGCGAGCGGTGCCGCGCCGACCTGGTGGGCCGGTGCGAGCGCGCGGGCTTCACGCCGCGGGTCGCGTTCGAGACGGACGACTACGTCGCGGTGCAGTCCCTCGTGGCGGCCGGGGTCGGGGTCTCGCTCCTGCCCGCCCTGGCGCTGCGCGCCCACCGCGACCCCCGGGTGGACGTGCGGGCCCTGCCTGGGGCCGCACGCCGGGTGCTCGCGGTCACGTACGGGGAGCGGCCCTCCCCCGGTGCGACGGCCGTCGTCGACGGTCTGGTGCGCGCCGCGGGGTGA
- a CDS encoding threonine ammonia-lyase: MAPADLAPPTMRDVLDARRLLAAHLDPTPARTYAALDRATGAKLVIKHENLQPTGAFKVRGALNLLQRLAPDERARGVTAFSTGNHAQAVAHAARTTSTPCTIVMPTSPNPTKADAVRDLGARLVLAGTTFDDAREHATALAADDGSRLVSAANEPLLVAGVATAYVELLEHAPDLDVLVVPVGGGSGAAAACLVARALAPGLKVVAVQSVASPAAHDSWRAGDLLARPNTSRAEGLATGTGFALTQAMLREHLADFVLIDDDAIDRAAALYLTAAHTVAEGAGAAALAAVLADPERFAGRRVGVVCSGGNASPAELRRVAAHLPA, from the coding sequence ATGGCCCCCGCAGACCTCGCCCCGCCCACGATGCGCGACGTCCTCGACGCCCGCCGCCTCCTCGCCGCGCACCTCGACCCCACGCCCGCGCGCACCTACGCCGCGCTCGACCGTGCCACCGGGGCGAAGCTCGTCATCAAGCACGAGAACCTCCAGCCCACCGGCGCGTTCAAGGTCCGCGGCGCACTCAACCTCCTCCAACGCCTCGCGCCCGACGAGCGCGCCCGCGGCGTCACCGCCTTCTCCACCGGCAACCACGCCCAGGCCGTCGCCCACGCCGCCCGCACCACCTCCACCCCCTGCACCATCGTCATGCCCACGAGCCCCAACCCCACCAAGGCCGACGCCGTCCGCGACCTCGGCGCCCGCCTCGTCCTCGCCGGCACCACGTTCGACGACGCGCGCGAGCACGCCACGGCGCTCGCGGCCGACGACGGCTCCCGCCTCGTCAGCGCCGCCAACGAGCCGCTGCTCGTCGCCGGCGTCGCCACCGCGTACGTCGAGCTGCTCGAACACGCGCCCGACCTCGACGTGCTCGTCGTGCCCGTCGGCGGGGGCAGCGGCGCCGCGGCCGCCTGCCTCGTCGCCCGCGCGCTCGCCCCCGGCCTCAAGGTCGTCGCCGTGCAGTCCGTCGCGTCGCCCGCCGCCCACGACTCCTGGCGCGCCGGGGACCTCCTCGCGCGGCCCAACACCTCCCGGGCCGAGGGACTGGCGACCGGCACGGGGTTCGCGCTCACCCAGGCGATGCTGCGCGAGCACCTCGCCGACTTCGTCCTCATCGACGACGACGCGATCGACCGCGCGGCGGCGCTCTACCTCACCGCCGCGCACACCGTCGCCGAGGGAGCGGGCGCCGCGGCGCTCGCGGCCGTGCTCGCCGACCCGGAGCGGTTCGCCGGCCGCCGGGTCGGCGTCGTGTGCTCGGGCGGCAACGCGAGCCCGGCGGAGCTGCGCCGGGTGGCCGCGCACCTGCCCGCATAG
- a CDS encoding isoprenylcysteine carboxyl methyltransferase family protein has translation MSLAWYVVLVGATAVERLAELVVSARNARWSFARGGVESGRGHFPAMVALHTGLLLACVAEAWLADRPFLPWLGWPMLALVLASQGLRWWCIATLGPRWNTRVIVVPGLPLVARGPYRWLRHPNYVAVVVEGVALPLVHSCWVTAVAFTVLNAVLLARFRIPAEERALALATAGGPRPSP, from the coding sequence ATGAGCCTCGCCTGGTACGTCGTGCTCGTCGGCGCCACCGCCGTCGAGCGGCTCGCGGAGCTGGTCGTGTCGGCGCGCAACGCGCGCTGGTCCTTCGCCCGCGGCGGCGTCGAGTCGGGCCGGGGGCACTTCCCCGCCATGGTCGCGCTGCACACCGGTCTGCTGCTCGCGTGCGTCGCCGAGGCGTGGCTCGCGGACCGCCCCTTCCTGCCCTGGCTGGGCTGGCCCATGCTCGCCCTCGTGCTCGCGAGCCAGGGACTGCGCTGGTGGTGCATCGCGACGCTCGGACCGCGGTGGAACACGCGCGTCATCGTCGTGCCCGGCCTTCCCCTCGTGGCACGGGGTCCGTACCGGTGGCTGCGCCACCCGAACTACGTCGCGGTCGTCGTCGAGGGCGTCGCCCTCCCCCTGGTGCACTCGTGCTGGGTCACGGCGGTCGCGTTCACCGTCCTCAACGCCGTGCTCCTGGCCCGCTTCCGCATCCCCGCCGAGGAGCGCGCGCTCGCGCTCGCCACCGCGGGCGGGCCCCGCCCGTCGCCGTGA
- a CDS encoding family 1 encapsulin nanocompartment shell protein: MSTSEPDLGSVAPTSGAGAPGDSNLHRWLAPVTDAAWEEIADEARRTFVRNVAGRRVVDVTGPLGFGTASARTGHVTDVEAPHDGIRARLRDVVPLVELQVPFTVSRQAVDDVARGSKDSDWQPVKDAATALARAEDRAVFEGYAAAGIRGIGPGSDNPPIAVPADPRDLPDAVAAAQTELRLAGVEGPYALVLDADLYTAVSETRDHGYPIREQLERMVQRDIVWAPALRGGYLLTTRGGDHELTIGQDVSIGYLDHTADEVRLYLFASLTFQTYTAEASVHLTR, translated from the coding sequence GTGAGCACCTCGGAACCGGACCTGGGCTCGGTCGCCCCCACGAGCGGCGCCGGCGCGCCCGGGGACTCGAACCTGCACCGCTGGCTCGCGCCCGTCACGGACGCGGCGTGGGAGGAGATCGCCGACGAGGCGCGGCGCACGTTCGTGCGCAACGTCGCCGGGCGGCGCGTGGTCGACGTGACGGGCCCGCTCGGCTTCGGCACGGCTTCCGCGCGCACGGGCCACGTGACCGACGTCGAGGCCCCGCACGACGGCATCCGGGCGCGCCTGCGCGACGTCGTGCCGCTCGTCGAGCTCCAGGTCCCCTTCACGGTGTCCCGGCAGGCGGTCGACGACGTCGCGCGGGGATCCAAGGACTCGGACTGGCAGCCCGTCAAGGACGCCGCCACGGCGCTCGCGCGCGCCGAGGACCGGGCCGTGTTCGAGGGGTACGCGGCCGCCGGGATCCGCGGCATCGGCCCGGGGTCGGACAACCCGCCGATCGCGGTCCCCGCCGACCCGCGCGACCTGCCCGACGCCGTCGCCGCCGCGCAGACCGAGCTGCGCCTCGCGGGCGTGGAGGGCCCGTACGCGCTCGTGCTCGACGCCGACCTGTACACGGCGGTGTCCGAGACCCGCGACCACGGGTACCCGATCCGCGAGCAGCTCGAGCGCATGGTGCAGCGCGACATCGTGTGGGCGCCCGCGCTGCGCGGCGGGTACCTGCTCACCACGCGCGGCGGGGACCACGAGCTGACGATCGGGCAGGACGTGTCCATCGGCTACCTCGACCACACAGCCGACGAGGTGCGCCTCTACCTGTTCGCCTCGCTCACGTTCCAGACCTACACCGCCGAGGCGTCCGTCCACCTCACGCGCTGA
- a CDS encoding type III polyketide synthase: MSRVVAVGTSLPDHAYRQDEISRVTSELLTDDPVRRALTRRLHAHAGVETRHLALPVEDYGGLSFGSANDTFLALGTDLAERACRAALDDAGLHADEVDHVVLTTVTGVGAPTLDVLVAARLGLRTDVRRTPSFGWGCAGGAAGLARADDLLRGRPRDVALLVAVELCSLTLQRGDPSTANLVASGLFGDGAAAVVLVGDEHPLARRPGPYGRSGSGAARARGARLVDSRSHLHPGTTGDLGWRVGDTGFEIVLSARLPELIGAHLLGDVKALLAEHDLEPSDVGAWVVHAGGPRVLDAVRDALGLAEDDLALSRASLRDVGNLSSASVLHVLAATLARPAARPGTPAVLMAFGPGVSTELVLLRLDGRGAPGPGAGG; the protein is encoded by the coding sequence ATGTCGCGCGTCGTCGCCGTCGGGACCTCGCTGCCCGACCATGCGTACCGCCAGGACGAGATCTCCCGGGTCACGAGCGAGCTGCTCACGGACGACCCGGTGCGGCGTGCGCTCACACGCCGCCTGCACGCCCACGCGGGCGTGGAGACCCGTCATCTCGCGCTGCCGGTCGAGGACTACGGCGGGCTGTCGTTCGGGTCGGCCAACGACACGTTCCTCGCGCTCGGCACGGACCTCGCGGAACGGGCCTGCCGGGCCGCCCTCGACGACGCGGGGCTGCACGCGGACGAGGTGGACCACGTCGTCCTGACGACCGTCACGGGCGTCGGCGCGCCCACGCTGGACGTCCTCGTGGCGGCCCGGCTGGGCCTGCGCACCGACGTGCGGCGCACGCCGTCGTTCGGGTGGGGGTGCGCGGGAGGCGCGGCGGGCCTGGCGCGCGCGGACGACCTGCTGCGGGGCCGCCCGCGCGACGTCGCGCTCCTCGTGGCGGTCGAGCTGTGCTCGCTGACGCTGCAGCGCGGCGACCCGTCGACGGCGAACCTCGTCGCCTCGGGCCTGTTCGGCGACGGCGCGGCGGCGGTGGTCCTCGTGGGCGACGAGCACCCGCTCGCGCGGCGCCCCGGCCCGTACGGGCGGTCCGGGAGCGGGGCCGCGCGGGCGCGCGGGGCGCGCCTCGTCGACTCCCGCTCCCACCTGCACCCGGGCACGACGGGCGACCTCGGGTGGCGCGTGGGCGACACGGGGTTCGAGATCGTGCTGTCCGCGCGGCTGCCGGAGCTCATCGGCGCGCACCTGCTCGGCGACGTGAAGGCGCTCCTCGCCGAGCACGACCTCGAGCCGTCCGACGTCGGAGCGTGGGTCGTGCACGCGGGCGGCCCGCGCGTCCTGGACGCGGTGCGCGACGCGCTGGGCCTCGCCGAGGACGACCTCGCGCTCAGCCGCGCGTCCCTGCGCGACGTCGGGAACCTGTCGTCCGCGTCGGTGCTGCACGTCCTCGCCGCGACCCTCGCGCGCCCCGCCGCCCGGCCCGGGACGCCCGCCGTCCTCATGGCCTTCGGGCCCGGCGTGAGCACCGAGCTCGTGCTCCTGCGCCTCGACGGTCGCGGGGCGCCCGGCCCGGGGGCGGGCGGATGA
- a CDS encoding ACT domain-containing protein, translated as MTSLDLHVVPDRFLLAHVPGATFPEDDEWVALVRAPEGLTVVRHASPFDDAERWAGFYGSAHDLATTGVLASVVGPLADAGIAVFVASTFHADLVLVPEDHLDRATRALRDAGHAVAGPR; from the coding sequence ATGACCTCGCTCGACCTGCACGTCGTCCCCGACCGCTTCCTCCTCGCCCACGTCCCCGGCGCCACGTTCCCGGAGGACGACGAGTGGGTCGCCCTCGTGCGCGCCCCGGAGGGCCTGACGGTCGTGCGGCACGCGTCGCCCTTCGACGACGCCGAGCGGTGGGCGGGCTTCTACGGCTCGGCGCACGACCTGGCGACGACCGGGGTGCTCGCCTCCGTCGTCGGGCCGCTCGCCGACGCGGGCATCGCCGTCTTCGTCGCCTCGACGTTCCACGCCGACCTCGTGCTCGTGCCCGAGGACCACCTCGACCGGGCCACGCGCGCCCTGCGCGACGCCGGGCACGCCGTCGCCGGCCCCCGCTGA
- a CDS encoding UTP--glucose-1-phosphate uridylyltransferase, producing MSSQGLTQSTDRMRDAGVAPAAIDVFTRFYRLLESGATGMIPESDVEPLTDVAHRDALDVPDDAARDALHRTAIIKLNGGLGTSMGMDRAKSLLTVRDADPQRPDSGPLTFLDVIVAQVRAARHATGAPLPLLLMNSFRTQDDTLAALAPHDDLPVTGLPLDFLQNREPKLRADDLTPVDWPAEPELEWCPPGHGDLYTALFASGALRALLDAGYRYASVSNSDNLGAAPDAAMAGWFAASGAPFAAEVARRTPADRKGGHLVVRRSDGRLVLRETAQTPQDDQDAAADIGRHRYFNTNNLWFDLEALAAELDRTGGVLELPLIKNTKTVDPTDPTSPEVVQIESAMGAAVEVFDGAVAIEVGRDRFLPVKTTNDLLVLRSDVYDLDDRCRFVARTDAPLVDLDTAYYKTIAAFDARFDDGTPSLRAARSLTVRGDWTFGSGVTVTGDAELADPGGSSRVPDGAVVGPDGVSD from the coding sequence ATGAGCAGCCAGGGCCTCACCCAGTCCACCGACCGCATGCGCGACGCCGGAGTCGCCCCCGCCGCCATCGACGTCTTCACCCGCTTCTACCGGCTCCTCGAGTCCGGCGCGACCGGCATGATCCCCGAGTCCGACGTCGAGCCCCTCACCGACGTCGCCCACCGCGACGCGCTCGACGTCCCCGACGACGCCGCCCGCGACGCCCTCCATCGGACAGCGATCATCAAGCTCAACGGCGGCCTCGGCACCTCCATGGGCATGGACCGCGCCAAGTCCCTCCTCACCGTGCGCGACGCCGACCCGCAGCGCCCCGACAGCGGCCCCCTCACCTTCCTCGACGTCATCGTCGCCCAGGTCCGCGCCGCCCGGCACGCCACCGGAGCGCCCCTGCCGCTGCTCCTCATGAACTCGTTCCGCACCCAGGACGACACCCTCGCCGCGCTCGCCCCCCACGACGACCTCCCCGTCACCGGGCTCCCGCTCGACTTCCTCCAGAACCGCGAGCCCAAGCTCCGCGCCGACGACCTCACCCCCGTCGACTGGCCCGCCGAACCCGAGCTCGAGTGGTGCCCGCCCGGCCACGGCGACCTCTACACCGCCCTGTTCGCCTCCGGCGCCCTCCGCGCCCTCCTCGACGCCGGCTACCGGTACGCGAGCGTCTCCAACTCCGACAACCTCGGCGCCGCGCCGGACGCCGCCATGGCCGGCTGGTTCGCCGCCAGCGGCGCCCCCTTCGCCGCCGAGGTCGCCCGTCGCACCCCCGCCGACCGCAAGGGCGGACACCTCGTCGTGCGCCGCAGCGACGGACGCCTCGTCCTGCGCGAGACCGCTCAGACGCCGCAGGACGACCAGGACGCCGCCGCCGACATCGGCCGGCACCGGTACTTCAACACCAACAACCTCTGGTTCGACCTCGAGGCGCTCGCGGCCGAGCTCGACCGCACCGGCGGCGTGCTCGAGCTCCCGCTCATCAAGAACACCAAGACCGTCGACCCGACCGACCCGACCTCGCCCGAGGTCGTGCAGATCGAGTCCGCCATGGGCGCCGCCGTCGAGGTGTTCGACGGCGCCGTCGCCATCGAGGTGGGCCGCGACCGCTTCCTGCCGGTCAAGACGACGAACGACCTCCTCGTCCTGCGCTCCGACGTCTACGACCTCGACGACCGGTGCCGGTTCGTCGCCCGGACCGACGCTCCGCTCGTCGACCTCGACACCGCCTACTACAAGACCATCGCGGCGTTCGACGCCCGGTTCGACGACGGCACGCCCTCCCTGCGCGCCGCGCGCTCCCTCACGGTCCGCGGCGACTGGACCTTCGGCTCCGGCGTCACCGTCACGGGCGACGCCGAGCTCGCCGACCCGGGCGGCTCCTCGCGCGTCCCCGACGGCGCCGTCGTCGGGCCCGACGGGGTCAGCGACTGA
- a CDS encoding UbiA family prenyltransferase yields the protein MMTGRPRGLVRGLVVASHFPPTVMVTAFALALSVGIGAGARTATLVALAVLAGQLSVGWSNDWLDARRDLAVGRVDKPVVTGLVTPAALRTAALAALGACVVLSLATGVVPGLVHVVAVASAWSYNALLKATWWSWAPYALSFGLLAVFVVLAAPGNGRPAPWAVVAAALLGVGAHVANTLPDLEDDAATGVRGLPHRLGRRASSVLAPVLLGVAALLVVVAPPGAPDAAAWVLGGAGLLVAGAAGVVGVVRPRSRAPFALSMAVAGVCVVLLVLAAPAVVVPG from the coding sequence ATGATGACCGGTCGCCCGCGGGGGCTCGTGCGGGGGCTCGTCGTCGCGAGCCACTTCCCGCCGACCGTGATGGTCACTGCCTTCGCGCTCGCGCTCTCGGTCGGGATCGGCGCGGGCGCCCGGACGGCGACGCTCGTCGCGCTCGCGGTCCTCGCCGGGCAGCTCTCGGTCGGGTGGAGCAACGACTGGCTCGACGCACGCCGCGACCTCGCGGTCGGGCGCGTGGACAAGCCCGTCGTGACCGGTCTCGTCACGCCCGCGGCCCTGCGCACGGCGGCGCTCGCGGCCCTCGGCGCGTGCGTGGTGCTCTCGCTCGCGACGGGCGTGGTGCCGGGGCTGGTGCACGTCGTCGCGGTCGCGAGCGCGTGGTCGTACAACGCGCTGCTCAAGGCGACGTGGTGGTCGTGGGCGCCCTACGCGCTCTCCTTCGGCCTGCTCGCGGTGTTCGTCGTGCTCGCCGCGCCCGGGAATGGTCGGCCCGCGCCGTGGGCGGTCGTGGCCGCGGCGCTCCTGGGCGTGGGCGCGCACGTCGCGAACACGCTGCCGGACCTCGAGGACGACGCCGCGACCGGCGTGCGGGGCCTGCCGCACCGGCTCGGTCGGCGTGCGAGCAGCGTGCTCGCGCCCGTGCTGCTCGGCGTGGCCGCGCTCCTCGTCGTCGTGGCGCCCCCGGGGGCGCCGGACGCCGCGGCCTGGGTGCTGGGCGGGGCGGGGCTGCTCGTCGCCGGCGCGGCCGGGGTCGTGGGCGTGGTGCGGCCCCGCAGCCGTGCCCCGTTCGCGCTGTCGATGGCGGTCGCGGGCGTGTGCGTCGTGCTGCTCGTGCTCGCGGCGCCTGCCGTCGTCGTCCCGGGCTGA
- a CDS encoding GNAT family N-acetyltransferase, which produces MTTAARTANHPEVPTGPGGDADRPAPAADVAPAGSGRLRTGAPGELLLTHDAPGGGRLTLRVLDPDADLDVLHDWVTQPRARFWGLAELSRAELRDLYAYVGSLPTHHAFLVRWDETPVALLQTYEPEHDPVGEAYPARPGDAGAHFLLGARGPRGADLWGAVGPLLVGFCFADPRVDRLVVEPDAANERAHARIRALGFEVADRVRVGEKDAVLAFLTRERARDLLDAAAAAARD; this is translated from the coding sequence ATGACCACCGCCGCGAGGACCGCGAACCACCCCGAGGTGCCGACCGGACCGGGCGGCGACGCCGACCGCCCCGCGCCCGCTGCCGACGTCGCTCCCGCGGGGAGCGGGCGGCTGCGGACGGGGGCGCCCGGCGAGCTCCTGCTGACGCACGACGCCCCGGGCGGCGGTCGGCTGACGCTGCGCGTGCTCGACCCCGACGCCGACCTCGACGTGCTGCACGACTGGGTGACCCAGCCGCGGGCACGCTTCTGGGGTCTGGCCGAGCTGTCCCGGGCCGAGCTGCGCGACCTGTACGCGTACGTCGGTTCGCTGCCCACGCACCACGCGTTCCTCGTGCGGTGGGACGAGACGCCCGTGGCGCTGCTGCAGACGTACGAGCCGGAGCACGACCCGGTCGGCGAGGCGTACCCGGCGCGGCCCGGCGACGCGGGGGCGCACTTCCTGCTCGGGGCGCGAGGGCCCCGGGGTGCGGACCTCTGGGGCGCGGTCGGGCCGCTGCTCGTCGGGTTCTGCTTCGCCGACCCGCGCGTGGACCGCCTCGTCGTCGAGCCGGACGCCGCGAACGAGCGCGCCCACGCCCGGATCCGTGCGCTCGGCTTCGAGGTCGCCGACAGGGTGCGCGTGGGCGAGAAGGACGCGGTCCTGGCGTTCCTCACGCGCGAACGGGCCCGCGACCTCCTCGACGCCGCCGCGGCGGCCGCGCGCGACTGA